Genomic segment of Lepus europaeus isolate LE1 chromosome 6, mLepTim1.pri, whole genome shotgun sequence:
ttccaaatctaCAGCAgctgtcttttgttttttagtttgtaCACCATTGAGTGCATGAGCACATGTGAGTGTGAGATGCTTGTATGAATTTCTGGTAATGTGTTCAGAATGCTTAAGGCTATGTCTGTGTAAAGGACCTCATCTATAGACGTaaggaaattaaatattaaaacctTACTTTGAAATAACATTAAGGATCAGAGACAATGCAATAAGAGCCATTAATCTGACTAATAAAGGCATTCAACAAATCTCTGCCACCTCTTCTGATCAAATCACAGCACATTTAAAATGGGGAGCAACCTGCTTTATGTTCCTGGCTCGTTTATTTTGTTACTTCCTTcatcttattaaaataaattttcatatgttgaacctGCCCTCTTCTTCCCGttacaaaatggaaaacaaatttaagaacaaaataaCACTTCATTAGTTAAGCAGTGTCTCTGGGAAGTGGGAGTTCCACAGAAGCATCGCTGCCATTTACATGCGTGTAGTTTCAGTTGAATGTGTGTCATCTTCCTGCTATGATGAACCAACTCCTAATTAGAAGCCCGGGCCTTTTGATTAAATACACCGAAGTGCACTTCAAAAAAAGGATATTAATTCAATCATGAGATGCTAAAAGCATTCTAGGAACTGCTTCCATTTATCATTCAAATGACCAAGGCATACAATAACTCCTTCTGAAATAAATGTTGCCTCTGAAATACTAGAAAACATACGTATCAGTAAACAACTTGTCAAAAGATTTCTGAGCAAAAAATGTTCACCACACACAAGTTTGCCAAATGTCATATTCTGACTACACCTGTCTAGGAATATAAAGCAAAAGCACAAAGTCAAATGATATGcaaaactgtattttttatgGTCTTAAGTATTGCTCCTATTGGACTCCCGATATTGAGGAATGACTGGGTCTAGAATTTTATAACCAAGCTCAAAATCACCGAAAAACCAGGGTTTGGAGAGAGAAACAAATAGGCTCTTATCCAAGACACAGCCCAGCCGTTCCTCTGGGACATCAAcacaatagaatttttttttttttttttttgagagggagagagagtgaaagcaagagagagagcgagagagcgagagagcgagagagagagagagagagcgccagagaacccaaataaaacaaaaccaacatcAATGGTTTGGGATAGTCATCAAATCTAGCTCTCAGGCCAGATTTAAAATGCTAGGTTATTAACAGATTATAAAATGTTAACAGTGGGATAAACTGTAAAAGATGCATTATCTACACATGAGAAGGTTACAGCTTGTAAATGCTACAATACTGTATCTGTTGGTATTGAGTGAAATCTTTCCCTGATCCTGATGTCTGTACTGGGTAGGGGAAAAGAAACACCAAGAACCTGCTCTTCTGTGCCTTTCATTTCTCCCCAACCAAACCACAACTCccctttttctcttattttcagcTGCATACCTAGCAACTGAAAGTAGCGAAGTTTTTCTGCCCATCAACAACATCCCCTCTACTCATCAGGTAAATATCTGGCCCTTTCAGCACTGAAGGTGATATAGCAAagggtctccccccacccccaatggaaaaaggacaggaagggaggaagggaggagtcCTGGGAGAGGAGAATTCCTCTGCTTCCGCAACCTAGGCCCTCTGATTCCGGCACAGCCCAACAGCCTGGGGTGACTCTTAGGGTTTGGTTCCATCCTGTTTTCTGCAAAGGCAAGTGAAGGTGacttaagagaaagaaaaaaaggggaaaaaaaaaaaaacattgtaaaaagaaaaagtgctTGAAAAGAACTCTCAGGGACTTATCTGGGGAGGAGGATGGCAGGtgcaccctgcccctgcccacagcaCAAGGATCTAGACGGCCCGAGCTCAGGAGCAGGGGCGGTCTTCCACGACTGTCTTTAGGGGAAGCAGGACTTCCTGTAGGGGGTGTCCCGAGCGGAAGTAGTGCTCCTTGACCTCGGTCTGGCCGACCTTACAACTTTTTGGCACTGTCGTGGCACGCGGCCGCCGCGCGGAGAGTGGTCCCAGCCAAGGCCCGGTTGCTCACCCTGCGGACCAGCACTTTGGAAACAGGGATTTTGGTTCTgggcacctcgctcctggctggTGGCTGGTGCGCCACGGGGTGGCTGGCTGGCAGGTTCGCGAGATGCTTGATGCTAATGGGGATTTTGGAGTCCTTTAGCAGACTGCCCGGCGTTCGCAGCGGGCAGGTGATAGTGCCTGGGGACACGGGCTTCAGGCGGGATGTGCAGGACGTCTCCTCGCTGGCAGGCGCAGCTGCTGGGCTGGCGTCCGGGTCAGCGCAGAGATCGTAGAGGGCATCGCCGCTGTATCTGTCCCGGGGCAGGGCCGCCTTTTGCCCGCTGCCCGCGCCGTCTCCCTCGGAGCCCCGGGTGGTGGAATCCCAGTAGCCCTCGTCGCTGTTGGGGACTCCTTCCTGCGGCGGCTGCTGTGGCTGCTCCTGCGGCTGCTGTGGCTGCGGCTGctgcggcggctgctgctgctcctgctccggGCGCTTGGGCTCCTCCTTGGGCTGGAGCTCGGTGGGGATCCGGCTGAGCTTCCTGCGCTTGACGGAGGACGCGTCCTTGGCCGCGTCCACGCCGCCCCGGGCGTCTGGACAGGTGTCGGGCCCCGCCTTGGTCTCCGGCGCAGGTGCCGCCTTGGCCGCCGCCTCGGGGGCCCCTGGCGCTGGCTCCTCCGTCTGGGACAGCATGTCCCAGAATTCCTGCAGGTAGGTGTCGTCCACCTGGTCGGGGCTGGccatctcctcccctcctccttggTAGGCCACCACGCTGGGGGTCTTTCTAGGGAGCACTGGCTTGCCCGGCCCGGGGCCATGCTTGTCGCAGCTGGGACCTGCCTCGTCCTCTTGGTCTGCAATAATATCTCCACAGCCTGTAAGAGAGTCAAAGCTTTTCAGTGAAGTCACGTCAGAAAACATCAAACAAATACGATCGGCCGACGGGTCTGAGGGCGGATCGGCAGAGGAAGGGTCGGGGACGGCGGACGCCCGGCCGCTGCCGCACTCGGAGTCCGCAAGCGGGCCGGTCTTTCCCGGAACGTCACCTGTCCTGGAAGCGTGCTCGGCCGCGTGGACCTCGCCGGTGCCCGGCGAGGCGGGTGCCCCGGGCTTCTGGGCGCGCCGGTGCCCCGCGGCGTCCTCTCCCCGGGCGCTCGTGTCGGCGGGGTCCCCGGGGCTCGGGGCCTCGCGGCAGGGGCGCGCCGGGGCGGGCGCCTGCTCTCCCCCTCCGAGCTCACCTGCTGCGTCCCGCGGGGCGTCCTGGCCCGGGCTCGGCGGCTcgcgcgccgccgccgctcgGGGCGTTGCCTCCTTGACGCACTCCAGGCTGGCGGTGAGCGAGCCGGGCAGGATGAGGCCGCCGGCGCCGGCCGCGCGcgcccccttctcctcctccttgccGCGTTTGTCCTTCCTGGGCCAGCGCATGCTGCTGAACAGCCCTTTCAGCCCCCTCTTTTGTTTGCCGCCGGCCCTGCTCGCCTCCGCCGGGTCCCCGCGGCCGGGCTCCGACCTGCCGTTCTTCCGCAAGAGGGAGAAAAAGCTGTGCGACTTGGCCACCGAGCTGGGCGCCGCggagcccccgccgcccccggcgGCTCTGGGGGGCGCCGGGTTGGGCCGAGCCCCGCCGCGCGGCTCCTCCTTCCTGCCGCCCTCCAGCACCACCACCTCGGCCAAGCCGTCGTGCGTCCTGCTCCGCACCATCCCCGTCGTCGGACCCGAGCTCTTCCCATCCCCTTTGTTTTTGACCCCAAAAATGCTGGGCATGGTGCCACCCGATTTCCTCTTCTTGAATAATTTGAAGGCAGCTTTATTAATCTTGCCCGACGGCTGCTCCGAGGCCGGCGTTTCGGCGGCACAGTCACAATGCAAGTCCATGTCTGTCGCGAGGGTCCCGGCCCCGGCCGCCTCCTTGCTCCTGCAGCCCCCCGCGGACGCGCGGTGCCCGCCGCGCGCGCTgacagccccgccgccgccgctgctcctGCTGGTCTCCATGGCAACCGAGCGGGATAAGCCGCTGTCGTCAGCCGTGGGCCCGCGCCAGGCCACTGTCATCCGCGCTCTAAATCAGCCTGGCCgctctgccgccgccgccgccgccgctgccgcaaCGCGAGCACGCAGGAGGCACCGGCTCCCCGCCCGCTCAGCGCTTATATAATCCCCTAACCCACTTCCACGCCGCGGGGCCGGCCGCCGCGGAGCTGACTCGGGTGTGCGTGGCCGGAGAGGGCGGCAGGGCCTTGAGTTGACCGCACAAAGAGGGATCCTCCTTGCTGAATCCAAATCCCACTGAGTCCTCTTTGAGACCGGCTCCTTCTCGGAGCCCACCCCTGGGGTCCTGGAGGGCCcccgcaacacacacacacacacacacacacacacgggcaacGCAATTCAACCCCACACACAGATTCGTACTCCTCCGATCGTGCATCTCGGACTTCACGCATTCTTCATGCGGTTCCAGAGCCCCTCTTGTCTGTCTCCAGCATTTGGGTTCGCATCCCAGAAGGCACGAAGTTGGTCGACTTCCGTGTCTTGTCCAGCGCTGACCACAGGCGGCGGTTGCATCCTTTGTTACTGTAGTTGTGATTCTGGTTACACATGGCAGGTAGCAGCAGTCAGCTCCATGGAGTGGAGGTTGGCTGGTCCTTTGGGACAGCCGTGGCTGGTGTCTTAAGACTCCAATGACAAGGGCTGAAGCCACAGAAGCCGCTGCCTGGCCATCATTGGGCCACAAGAGAGGCGTTGCCAGAGAACATGGTGTGGACAATCAGATTCACTCCACAGGTGGGCCACAGAGTCCCAGGATCTTCTCTGCCCTTTGCCAACCAgcaggacactggcatcctaactCCTCCTGCTGCTACCACCAGCCCGAGGGAGGGACTTCCCCAGGGCTGTCCTTCGGTTCTCCCCCTATAGGGCAGGAGAAGCCTGCCAGGGGTCCCTGGGTGCCCCCAGGTCTCTGCCGCTGCTCTGacaccatcccccaccccacccagagaaaaagaaaaaccttctgCCAGGGAAGAGCCCAGTCTGGGGATCTCCTCTGTGTTCTGACTTTGAAGGTGACAGCTCATATTGCACACTTGACCTCTGATGTCATGAACTGGCTGAGGGATCCCCAGCAAAAGAAGAAGCAGGTACAGCCAAGGGGTCTTCAGAAGGTGAAATAATGGAACAGATATTAAGAAAAACCATGCCCGGATTTCAGAATTTGAGAGcgagactcaatccaggtcacctgctgcctgccctggtgcacaccagcaggaagctggaatccgaagtGAAGTAGCCTGCAACCCTTGTGCTCCAATATAGGAAGCAGGAgaaccaagcagcatcttaaccactgtgcccaatgcCTTCCCCAAAACCtgatttttaattccatattcctgTGGGCTTTCGGAAGTACCCCGTATATAAGTTCTGTTTCATATTAGCTAATAGtattgttaaatattatttaagcaggccagcgccatggcttaacaggctaatcctccgccttgtggcgccggcacaccgggttctagtcccggtcggggcaccgatcctgtcccggttgcccctcttccaggccagctctctgctgtggccagagagtgcagtggaggatggcccaagtgcttgggccctgcaccccatgggagaccaggataagcacctggctcctgccttcggaacagcgcggtgcgccggccgcagcgcgctaccgcggcggccattagagggtgaaccaacggcaaaggaagacctttctctctgtctctctctctctctcactgtccactctgcctgtcaaaaataaaaaaaaatatattatttaagcaTATGTAATATTACATAGACCCATGAATGTCAGTCTATCCCCTACTCATCACAAGCTCCACTTTTATGTGCTTCTTACATTATGCCAAGAAATCACAATTCCCACCCATCTTAACCTGCGGTTTTACTAACAACATGTATTGGCCATTGCAGCATCCGCAGTCAGGAAATACGCTTGGCTTAAATTTAGCCATTGGAGTTAACAGTTGCATTCTtgcccttctttttatttttatcaagaaCATTGCTTCCCAAAACTAATAAATCACTGAGTTTAGGCTTAGAAGTTTTTATTCCCAGGTTTCTAAGCCCACTCATTCTCTACCTCAATTAACAGGTGTCTCTGCTGTGTGGCAGGAAAAGCTGAGACCAAAGAGAAGCTTctcctgaatttttttaattgaatgcatttctctctctctctctctctctctctctctctctctctctctcaatttattttaaacatttgaaaggcacagtgacagagagagggggagagatagagaggcagagagagatcttccatccactggttccctccccaaattcccacatgggtcagacagaagctgggagcccagaactccctctgggtctcccatgtggatggcaggggtgcaagtacttgagtcatctgctgccttcccaggctacattagcagggcgctgaattggaagtagaacagctgagaccCACAAGTGCACCGACACGGAGATGCCCTTGtcacaggctggggcttaactTGCTAAGCCCACCATGGCCTTAAGTTCTCTTGATTCTAAGTGACTACTGGATGCCAGGACTCAGACTCTCCGCATTGCTTTGCTCAGAGACCAAGTTCGAGGAGCTATGTAGAGAAATCTACTTGTTATTTCCAACAGCCTTCGGGAGAACAACTGGAAGTCTCTTGATTCTTGTAGACAAACAGACACACAAGACTGTGTTAGTCTGAAAGACTTTATGACTGGAAtcaaggcagggagggtgggaaatGAAGTAATCTATAAAAACCCTACCTTCTCTGTTGACCTGAGCCTGAGCATGGAGAGCAGGTGACCTGCTTACCCTCAGAGGACAGGCCACAGGTGAGATCTGATTTACATGAGAATCCTTGGGTCCCAGGGACACATTCAGCCAAAGACTTTGGGATAAATATCATTCCCCTGGGAAAATCTGCCCTGGTGACTAGTCATTGACTATGACGTACAAGAACGTGAGGACACCTAGAATCTCTGGAGGAGTTGGCAAGGCACACCTTAAAGCTGTGATGAGAGTGAGGACcttcccactgcctcccacccAAAGTCCTTGCTAGGGGAGCTATTGGGAAAAGGGGAGTGAGGCCGGCTGACGAGGAGCTCAACGGAAACCTCAGACAGGTGCAGGGCgagcctcctcctctcctgcaggggagggagacaggagtgGGATGGTGTGATGGTCAGAGTCCCAGCCGAGCCAGAGCCACTGGGTGACACATGGAAGTGAAAGAACATTGTGATCAGCCATTGGTCCCTACAGTCACGGGTTGGGGAGATGCGGGTTGGGAAGATGCAGGTTGCATTTGCACAAAATGGGAACTTTTCTTTCCTGAAAGACAGGTGGAGGCACCCCACCTTTCTTTGTGGTTTCTTCTTTCATCCTccaccgcccctccccgccccagttTAGGAAgtgagcagaaagctagagttgaAAGCAACAGATAACCAGGACTTGGATggcagggggtgtggggggggggtacaTTTCAGGACAGAGCTGTTCGAAAACAATGCAACGCTTCACACATGTGAACAGCAAGTGAATTTTGGCTGAGACACACGCATGCTTTTCTTTTTGGGCATAAGAGAATGCTTGTCATTTAGTCAGGGCTTCTTTCTCTGGGCAGCTGTTTTGGAAAAACCCGTTGCACAAGAACTGGCCTCCCACAGCAAAAGGTGCCACCATGAGGTCAAAGAAAGAGGGTGAATCCATGATTACAGAATGCAATTTATTGGGAGAACTCACAGACAGAAGTGTGGTCTTGGGCAGCCATGTGGACCTGGGTGCATGAGGCAGGAGATAAAAGGTTTTAGAGACGAAGGGGGTCTGTGGTTAATCACACTGCACCTGCACTTTCTCAAAAAATATTAGCATTCATAAGACGCATTCCAGAAATCAGATAAGAGGTACTCTGGGCAGCAGATAAgagctttggagaagagcaatgaATTATTTCAAAGACTTTGTTTATCCCCTAAGGTTTGGGATGACCATTAGGGTCACCTAAAGGACGAGTCGGCAGTTCCATCCAAGATGGCTATGGCCAAGTCAAGATGAATGCCTACATCAGCAGGCCTCTCTGGAGAAGAATATTCAACACAcgaagaaaagggaagagaaacaCACAAGGAGGAGTCATTTGCAGGGTTGAGCTCATTGTCGTGTCCTGGTGAGAGTGTCTTCTAACCTGTCCAGCCCTACCTTTGTTCTCCACTTACCAGTAGTAACGTGGAACTTTCTGTCTTAGGCGAGCTGCCCAGAGGTGACACAGATAGGGCAGGGTGAAGAGTTGCTCTTCCAACCGTCATATGGCTCCTGCTGGGGACTCCCCAAGTCACAGCACTTCCACTTGCAGAGCTTGCTGGCTTTGATTCAAACTTGCCGTGGGGTTAAGGTTAGTCAATGTGATTTGGAAGTGGTACCTGAACTGGGACACTGCCTCCCACCTGCAGACTGCTCCTGGCAGTTCTGGACCCCAACCCAGTTAGgaaggtccagctccctgttgctgGTCTTTCTGGCCTGGGGCTATCCCCCAAGGTTAGCTTTCGAAGCTCAGATGCCAGTGAGGATGCTCAGATGCCCAGTGCAAGCCTAGGCTTTACCAGCCCCCATCCTGCCCCTGTCCTCAGCTCTGCCCACAGATCCAAGTCCTATCGTTGTCCTCCTGAAGGTTCTGTGAAACCACAGTGTGGAGCACCCTGGTGCCAGGAGAGGAATGTGGGGTGCTCCTTGCtgggagcctggcccagggccaccaTGCTACAGGGGCTTCCCTGTGCCTTCCCTGCCTGGAGGACGGGGCCCGGGGTGGGGTCAGCAGGACGAGTCCTGAGCCGGACTGAAGCTCCCAGCTTTTCTTTAGCATACTCTGATTCCTGATTTTTCCTAAACTTCAGCTTCCACAGTGAGTTAATGGTTATTTTGTGTATACATTTGTTCAGAGGAGAAATTTGCTTCTAATTAGTGACGTGCATGAGTAAGAGCCCAGCACAACTCAAAATTTTCCACATTAACCCCGGGGCACACTTGAGGCTGCCAAGGGAAGGGGCTCATCTCAGGACAGCTCCTACGATGGCTGTGCAGTCAGTCATCCAGCAGCTCAGGGAGCGAGGTGTTCTGTGGGCTTAGGATATTGTCTGTTCCCAGCCTGCATGCACCCTCGGTGGGAGAAACCAAGCCAAAGCAAAATGAGCACCGCTCTGGAGCGCTGATGGCACTGGCGTTTGGCAGTCAGTAGAGGACCCCATTTCCTGGAGCTGCGAAAACCAGGTGTCACACACTGGCTGGCATAGTAAAACAAGAGAAACCATTGCCTTACAGCTCCAGAGGCTGGAGGTCCCAAGATCCAGGTGCTGGTTGCCGCCGTTTTGGCCCCAAGGGAGAGTCTGTTCCTTGCCTCCCCGCTGGAGTCTCGCTGTGGCCGGCAGCCCTTGGCTTCGAGACACATCATTCCCATCTTCCTCCATTTCTCTGAGATGTTCTCCTCCAGGCAGTGCTTTTGGATTAAGGCCCACCCTACTCCAATACAACCTCATCCTATCTGACAtcctggtttttttaaagatatatttatttatttgaaagtcagagttatacagagaggagaggcagagagagagagaggttcaccccctaattggccacaacggccagaactgcgccgatctgaagccaggaaccaggagcttcctccgggtcttcccatgcaggtacaggggcccaaggacttgggccatcttctactgctttcccacaccatagcagagagctggaccggaagtggaacagccggaccttgaaccggtgcccaagtgggatgccggcactgcaggcagcaactctacccactacaccacagcgctggccccttaactgACATCTTAAGTACACCTGCAGTGACCCCATTTCCAAACAAGTCCCACTCACAGGTACCAGGGGGCTGGAATTCAACACATCTTTTGGGGCACACAGTTCAGCTCCCAACAGCATTCGGGGGCAGCATCCACCTGACCATCCTTCCCTCAGTTTGGTCATCCTGGCATGGACAACTGATGCCCTTGGACTCA
This window contains:
- the AMER2 gene encoding APC membrane recruitment protein 2 — protein: METSRSSGGGGAVSARGGHRASAGGCRSKEAAGAGTLATDMDLHCDCAAETPASEQPSGKINKAAFKLFKKRKSGGTMPSIFGVKNKGDGKSSGPTTGMVRSRTHDGLAEVVVLEGGRKEEPRGGARPNPAPPRAAGGGGGSAAPSSVAKSHSFFSLLRKNGRSEPGRGDPAEASRAGGKQKRGLKGLFSSMRWPRKDKRGKEEEKGARAAGAGGLILPGSLTASLECVKEATPRAAAAREPPSPGQDAPRDAAGELGGGEQAPAPARPCREAPSPGDPADTSARGEDAAGHRRAQKPGAPASPGTGEVHAAEHASRTGDVPGKTGPLADSECGSGRASAVPDPSSADPPSDPSADRICLMFSDVTSLKSFDSLTGCGDIIADQEDEAGPSCDKHGPGPGKPVLPRKTPSVVAYQGGGEEMASPDQVDDTYLQEFWDMLSQTEEPAPGAPEAAAKAAPAPETKAGPDTCPDARGGVDAAKDASSVKRRKLSRIPTELQPKEEPKRPEQEQQQPPQQPQPQQPQEQPQQPPQEGVPNSDEGYWDSTTRGSEGDGAGSGQKAALPRDRYSGDALYDLCADPDASPAAAPASEETSCTSRLKPVSPGTITCPLRTPGSLLKDSKIPISIKHLANLPASHPVAHQPPARSEVPRTKIPVSKVLVRRVSNRALAGTTLRAAAACHDSAKKL